From the genome of Vicia villosa cultivar HV-30 ecotype Madison, WI linkage group LG2, Vvil1.0, whole genome shotgun sequence, one region includes:
- the LOC131652113 gene encoding uncharacterized protein LOC131652113, whose protein sequence is MGFKIFNFLKLSMKMLMVILLLIFLTNNSHSVAHSFPSSETTMHTNNWAVLVCTSRFWFNYRHMANTLSLYRTVKRLGIPDERIILMLADDMACNARNKYPAQVVNNENHKLNLYGDNVEVDYRGYEVNVENFMRVLTGRHETAVPRSKRLLSDEGSHILLYMTGHGGDEFLKFQDSEELQSHDLADVVKQMKEKLRFKELLIMVDTCQASTLFSQLHSPGVLAIGSSMKGQNSYSHHLDSDVGVSVVDRFTFYTLAFFERLNIYDNASLSSLFNSYNPNLLMSTAYYRMDLYQRQLEKVPVTNFFGSVMKTIHTNSAYRSRSNKNFGGAKIKMSLDQSTSDSGRRILRNSDDEGQFNKLSTEERFDGVGQLWNTILNKVNTFESIDDVVCYGLVSMLPLLVVSTWLSS, encoded by the exons ATGGGATTCAAGATCTTTAACTTTTTAAAGCTCTCTATGAAAATGCTGATGGTGATATTATTGCTGATATTTCTGACAAATAACAGCCACTCTGTAGCTCACTCTTTTCCTTCATCCGAGACTACGATGCACACTAATAATTGGGCTGTTTTAGTCTGCACCTCTCGGTTTTG GTTTAATTATCGACATATGGCCAATACTTTATCATTGTATAG GACTGTTAAGCGGCTAGGAATACCTGATGAGAGGATTATACTCATGCTAGCAGATGACATGGCATGCAATGCGAGAAACAAGTACCCTGCCCAAGTTGTTAATAATGAAAACCATAAACTTAACCTGTATGGGGATAATGTGGAG GTAGATTATCGTGGCTATGAAGTAAATGTGGAAAACTTTATGCGGGTGCTAACTGGTCGTCATGAGACCGCTGTTCCGAGGTCCAAACGACTGCTTAGTGATGAAGGAAGTCATATTCTTTTGTACATGACAGGGCATGGAGGTGATGAGTTTTTGAAGTTTCAGGACTCAGAAGAGCTTCAAAGCCACGATTTAGCTGATGTTGTGAAGCAAATGAAAGAGAAACTCAG GTTTAAGGAGCTGCTGATAATGGTGGACACCTGCCAAGCCTCTACCCTGTTTTCACAG CTTCATTCACCAGGCGTTTTGGCAATTGGAAGTAGTATGAAAGGACAAAACTCATATTCACATCACTTGGACTCAGAT GTGGGTGTTTCAGTTGTTGACCGTTTTACATTCTACACTCTTGCGTTCTTTGAGAGGCTGAATATATATGACAATGCTTCATTGAGCAG TCTTTTCAACTCATATAACCCAAATTTGTTGATGTCAACTGCATATTATCGAATGGACCTGTATCAACGACAGTTAGAGAAG GTACCTGTGACAAACTTTTTTGGCTCTGTAATGAAAACAATACACACTAACTCAGCCTACAGGTCTCGGTCGAATAAAAATTTTGGTGGAGCTAAAATTAAAATGTCTTTGGATCAATCCACCTCAGACAGTGgcagaagaattttgagaaactCCGATGATGAGGGCCAATTTAATAAATTAAGCACAGAG GAACGTTTCGACGGTGTTGGACAGCTGTGGAATACTATTCTCAACAAAGTGAATACTTTTGAAAGCATTGACGATGTTGTTTGCTATGGCCTTGTTTCAATGCTTCCTCTGTTAGTAGTTTCAACGTGGCTATCTTCATAG
- the LOC131652111 gene encoding plant-specific TFIIB-related protein 1 has translation MKCPYCSAAQGRCATTTTGKSITECTSCGRVVEERQSHPHHIFHLRAQDNPLCLVTSDLPPPTLHQTNQQQQPYTTNDEEEEDPFEPTGFITAFSTWSLEPSPLYLQSSLSFSGYLAELERTLESSASASSSSVVVDNLRAYMQIIDVSSILGLDCDICDHAFQLFRDCCSATCLRNRSVEALATAALVQAIREAQEPRTLQEISIAANVAQKEIGKYIKILGEALQLSQPINSNSISVHMPRFCTLLQLNKSAQELATHIGDVVINKCFCTRRNPISISAAAIYLACQLEDKRKTQAEICKVTGLTEVTLRKVYKELLENWDDLLPSNYTPAVPPERAFPTTLIASGRSSTTKIDAIEVTSLDSENLPEFKPSKPNEVSVMVHQSRGKDEADGKSNARVSNSTAIQQSTFWQSQLPSATHNHQNQNILESMDIDALQRNHQQPEPMVEVTNGAAIASSLNSNQLYSPPASSSSSIMRSFSAPPSSAPPNIRLMQSSKTMPSFPEY, from the exons atgaaGTGTCCGTACTGTTCAGCGGCGCAGGGTCGCTGCGCCACCACAACCACCGGAAAATCTATCACCGAATGCACCTCTTGCGGCCGCGTCGTAGAAGAACGCCAATCCCATCCCCACCACATATTCCACCTCCGCGCCCAAGACAACCCTCTCTGTCTCGTCACATCAGATCTCCCTCCTCCCACACTCCATCAAaccaaccaacaacaacaaccatacaCCACCAACGACGAAGAAGAAGAGGACCCGTTCGAGCCCACGGGCTTCATAACGGCATTCTCCACGTGGTCCTTAGAGCCCAGCCCGCTTTACCTTCAATCCTCTCTCTCGTTCTCCGGCTACCTTGCCGAACTCGAACGGACGCTTGAGTCTTCTGCTTCTGCTTCATCGTCTAGTGTTGTTGTGGATAACCTTAGGGCTTATATGCAGATTATCGATGTTTCTTCGATACTTGGATTGGATTGTGATATTTGTGATCATGCGTTTCAGTTGTTTAGGGATTGTTGTTCTGCTacttgtttgaggaatcggagtgTTGAAGCGCTTGCTACTGCGGCTCTTGTTCAGGCCATTAGAGAAGCTCAAGAACCTAGAACCCTTCAG GAAATTTCGATTGCAGCTAATGTGGCACAAAAGGAAATTGGAAAATACATCAAGATACTGGGAGAAGCTTTACAGCTAAGTCAACCTATTAACAGTAATTCTATATCAGTTCATATGCCAAGATTTTGCACTCTTCTTCAGCTCAATAAATCTGCTCAG GAACTAGCTACTCATATTGGAGACGTTGTGATCAACAAATGCTTCTGCACTCGCAGGAATCCAATTAGCATCTCAGCTGCCGCCATATATTTGGCCTGCCAACTAGAAGACAAACGAAAAACTCAGGCCGAAATTTGCAAAGTAACTGGTCTTACTGAAGTCACTCTCCGTAAAGTGTACAAAGAATTACTGGAGAATTGGGATGATTTACTTCCCTCTAATTATACCCCAGCTGTTCCTCCTGAGCGGGCCTTTCCCACGACGTTAATTGCTTCTGGACGTTCTTCAACAACTAAGATTGATGCTATAGAGGTTACTTCTTTGGACTCAGAAAATTTGCCGGAATTTAAACCAAGCAAACCTAATGAGGTCTCGGTCATGGTCCATCAGTCAAGAGGAAAGGATGAGGCCGATGGTAAAAGTAATGCTCGCGTAAGCAATTCCACAGCTATTCAACAGTCAACCTTTTGGCAATCCCAACTTCCTAGTGCAACACACaatcatcaaaatcaaaatattttagaaTCAATGGATATTGATGCGTTGCAACGAAACCACCAACAACCTGAACCCATGGTAGAGGTCACAAATGGTGCTGCCATTGCTAGTTCGCTAAACTCAAACCAACTTTACAGTCCTCCTGCTTCAAGTTCAAGCTCTATTATGAGGTCGTTTTCGGCTCCTCCTTCATCTGCTCCTCCAAATATTCGACTAATGCAATCCTCCAAGACAATGCCAAGTTTTCCAGAGTACTGA